In Luteolibacter arcticus, a genomic segment contains:
- a CDS encoding PVC-type heme-binding CxxCH protein, whose amino-acid sequence MKAACLSFLPLVASLAAAPESYPCQNGLVRSLVAREPMFINPVAVSVDTDGTIYVTETTRRKQADLDIREVMWWVTDDLSHTSVEERRDFFRRNVTSERFKNHASLTDHDRNGRIDWQDLTVHTEKIHRLVDTDGDGVADQQTLFADGFNTEVTGIAAGVLAHGGDVYATIAPDVWKLRDTDGDGKADQRKAIASGFGVHINYAGHDMHGLTLGPDGRLYWTIGDKGLNVESGGRRWFYPHEGAVLRCNPDGSDFEVFARGLRNVQQIAFDEYGYLFGVDNDSDQKGEKERLVYIPEGSDHGWRCYYQYRGGKYNPWMAERIAFPEGQDRPASIVPPLALYLDGPSGFAYNPGTALNDRYRNHFFLTQFPAGKINAFQLEPDGASFKMKGDHLMASGTAFTGCNFGPDGALYVADWQGGYPMKEKGAVWKIDDPKEAGSAMRKDVATMLKEGPSKVVDDELIKRLGHADQRIRLDAQWELALRKNWDALKKVAASNETSQLARVHALWGLSQSKQFDEAIFITLASGQDPELRSQAAKWAGETIRKLPPTFPALLADASARVRFQAAMAVGKSHDRSQIENVAAMVAANDNKDPFLDHAGSFALRTSTFADLKTFARHPAMPVRLTTVVALGRILDNLWRSNEAANTDPTSEEFCLDEDQIRAWTDMYDLASTFLDDDSPIIVSEAVGILYPTAPQRVAGLLDRKMAPPAPAIRRAIAVNRRIRSEESLVRLARYAADPGHPVAMRILALEALANVDTSEPLDEVTGAFLSSSRIVKPPLLFATDLCQKLDEILSPLTANAQVMQAASSAMDRIGVKRDPAAFIRLALDNSISATRRIDAIRHLKSIGDPNWIATAKSALETISWKGVEVAALLVETDPEFVSRYLRGNVLVPGNTGEDQQQAVRMLAVLPDAKAKLELLLKQMAENKISPHLYLEVLESAEALQLDGAKEVRAALAAKSPDGQWFHVMNGGNPATGKKIFEENLAANCTACHRIGEQGSNVGPPLTKVGTNSRDHLLESLVNPQATVASGYGMMTATKKDGTTLAGTFIEEKDGKLILAQADGSMLEIPLADLASKTAPISTMPPMDAVLKPAELRDLIEFLSTLK is encoded by the coding sequence ATGAAAGCCGCCTGCCTTTCCTTCCTGCCGTTGGTCGCCTCCCTCGCCGCGGCCCCGGAAAGCTACCCCTGCCAAAATGGCCTCGTGCGCTCGCTAGTCGCCCGCGAGCCGATGTTCATCAACCCCGTCGCGGTATCGGTCGATACCGACGGCACCATCTACGTCACCGAGACCACCCGGCGGAAGCAAGCCGACCTGGACATCCGCGAGGTGATGTGGTGGGTCACCGATGACCTCTCCCACACCTCGGTCGAGGAGAGGCGCGACTTTTTCCGGAGAAATGTCACCTCCGAGCGGTTCAAGAATCACGCCTCGCTGACCGACCACGACCGGAACGGCCGCATCGACTGGCAGGACCTGACGGTCCACACCGAAAAGATCCACCGGCTGGTCGATACCGATGGCGACGGCGTGGCGGACCAGCAAACGCTTTTCGCCGACGGCTTCAATACCGAGGTCACCGGCATCGCTGCCGGCGTGCTCGCCCATGGCGGCGACGTCTATGCGACCATCGCGCCCGATGTCTGGAAACTCCGCGACACGGACGGCGACGGAAAGGCCGACCAGCGCAAGGCCATCGCCAGCGGCTTCGGCGTCCACATCAACTACGCCGGCCACGACATGCACGGCCTGACGCTCGGGCCGGACGGCAGGCTCTACTGGACCATCGGCGACAAGGGCCTGAACGTGGAAAGCGGCGGCAGGCGCTGGTTTTATCCGCACGAGGGAGCCGTGCTGCGCTGCAATCCCGACGGCAGCGACTTCGAGGTCTTCGCCCGCGGCCTGCGCAACGTCCAGCAGATCGCCTTCGACGAGTATGGCTACCTCTTCGGGGTCGACAATGACTCCGACCAAAAGGGCGAAAAGGAACGCCTCGTGTACATCCCCGAGGGCTCGGACCATGGTTGGCGCTGCTACTATCAATACCGTGGCGGGAAGTACAACCCGTGGATGGCGGAGCGCATTGCCTTCCCCGAGGGCCAAGACCGCCCGGCCTCGATCGTCCCTCCGCTGGCGCTCTACCTCGATGGCCCCAGCGGCTTCGCCTACAATCCCGGCACTGCGTTGAACGACCGCTACCGCAACCATTTCTTCCTGACCCAGTTTCCCGCGGGAAAGATCAACGCCTTCCAGCTCGAACCAGACGGAGCCTCCTTCAAAATGAAGGGCGACCACCTCATGGCGAGCGGCACCGCCTTCACCGGCTGCAACTTCGGCCCGGACGGAGCCCTCTACGTCGCCGACTGGCAAGGCGGCTACCCCATGAAGGAAAAAGGAGCCGTCTGGAAGATCGACGATCCAAAGGAAGCGGGCAGCGCGATGAGAAAAGATGTCGCCACGATGCTGAAGGAAGGCCCTTCAAAGGTGGTGGACGACGAGCTCATCAAACGCCTCGGCCACGCCGACCAGCGCATCCGGCTCGATGCCCAATGGGAACTCGCCCTTCGCAAGAACTGGGATGCCTTGAAGAAAGTCGCCGCGTCGAACGAGACATCACAACTCGCCCGCGTCCACGCATTGTGGGGCCTGTCCCAAAGCAAGCAGTTCGATGAAGCGATCTTCATCACACTCGCCAGCGGGCAGGATCCGGAACTCCGCTCCCAAGCAGCGAAGTGGGCGGGTGAAACCATCAGAAAGCTTCCCCCCACGTTTCCCGCCCTGCTTGCCGACGCCTCGGCCCGGGTTCGATTTCAGGCAGCAATGGCCGTTGGAAAGAGCCACGACAGGAGCCAGATCGAGAACGTCGCCGCTATGGTCGCCGCGAACGACAACAAGGACCCATTTCTCGACCACGCCGGTTCTTTCGCCCTCCGAACAAGCACCTTTGCCGACTTGAAAACCTTCGCCCGCCATCCGGCAATGCCCGTGAGGCTGACGACGGTCGTCGCCTTGGGACGCATTCTCGACAATTTATGGCGGAGTAACGAAGCCGCAAATACGGACCCCACCTCCGAAGAGTTCTGCCTCGATGAAGACCAGATCAGGGCGTGGACGGACATGTATGACCTCGCCTCCACTTTTCTCGACGACGATTCGCCGATTATCGTGAGCGAAGCTGTGGGAATTCTTTACCCGACTGCACCCCAGCGAGTGGCGGGGTTGCTCGATCGCAAGATGGCGCCGCCCGCCCCGGCGATCCGGCGCGCGATCGCCGTCAACCGCCGCATCCGCAGCGAGGAATCGCTCGTCCGATTGGCGCGTTATGCGGCGGACCCCGGCCATCCGGTCGCCATGAGAATCCTGGCCTTGGAGGCACTCGCGAACGTGGACACCAGCGAACCTCTCGATGAGGTCACCGGGGCTTTCTTGTCGTCTTCTCGTATTGTAAAGCCGCCTCTCTTGTTCGCGACGGATCTTTGCCAAAAGCTGGATGAGATCCTCTCACCTCTCACCGCTAACGCACAGGTGATGCAGGCGGCTTCATCTGCCATGGACCGCATCGGCGTGAAGCGTGATCCCGCCGCGTTTATCCGACTGGCTTTGGACAATAGTATATCCGCAACTCGCAGGATCGACGCCATCCGCCATTTGAAATCCATTGGAGATCCTAACTGGATTGCCACGGCCAAGAGCGCCTTGGAGACGATCTCGTGGAAAGGAGTGGAAGTGGCGGCCTTGCTTGTGGAAACCGATCCCGAGTTCGTGTCACGCTACCTCCGCGGAAATGTCCTGGTGCCCGGAAACACGGGAGAAGACCAACAGCAAGCCGTGCGAATGCTGGCGGTTCTTCCCGATGCCAAGGCGAAGTTGGAGTTGCTCTTAAAGCAAATGGCAGAAAACAAGATCTCCCCCCATCTTTACCTCGAAGTTCTGGAAAGCGCGGAAGCTCTTCAATTGGACGGAGCAAAGGAAGTGCGTGCCGCGCTTGCGGCGAAAAGCCCGGATGGGCAGTGGTTCCATGTGATGAACGGAGGCAATCCCGCCACGGGAAAGAAAATCTTCGAGGAGAACCTCGCGGCGAACTGCACCGCCTGCCACCGCATCGGCGAACAGGGATCAAACGTCGGCCCGCCACTCACCAAGGTGGGAACGAACAGCCGCGATCACCTCCTGGAATCGCTCGTCAACCCGCAGGCCACGGTTGCCTCCGGCTACGGCATGATGACGGCGACGAAGAAAGATGGCACCACGCTCGCGGGAACTTTCATCGAAGAGAAAGACGGCAAGCTGATCCTCGCTCAAGCGGATGGCTCTATGCTTGAAATCCCGCTCGCCGACCTCGCCTCAAAGACCGCGCCGATCAGCACCATGCCGCCCATGGATGCGGTCCTGAAGCCCGCCGAACTGCGCGACTTGATCGAGTTCCTCTCAACGCTGAAGTGA
- a CDS encoding ABC transporter ATP-binding protein, translating into MIEVRQLTKSFARHQAVKGIDFNVAPGEIVGFLGPNGAGKTTTLRMLTGYLPPTSGSARVAGFDIFRQSLEARRCIGYMPENVPLYDDMRVREYLKYRATLKGLSNRDARRRVNEVIEICGLEAVRRKMIRVLSKGYRQRVGLADALVHEPQLLILDEPTNGLDPNQIRQIRDLIKKLSEKHTILLSTHILHEVEMTCGRVIIIDGGQIKAQDTPQNLVAGMRAAGRIHAEISGDLGVIGPALQRLDHVKRVTSEPLTDDWAHYEILVDSGTDARERIHELISQYGWPLRSLHRKDATLEDVFVELTRRD; encoded by the coding sequence ATGATCGAAGTCCGGCAACTCACCAAGAGCTTTGCGCGCCATCAGGCGGTCAAAGGCATCGATTTCAACGTCGCACCCGGCGAGATCGTCGGATTCCTAGGCCCGAACGGCGCCGGCAAGACCACGACCCTGCGGATGCTGACCGGCTACCTGCCCCCCACCTCCGGCAGCGCCCGGGTCGCCGGCTTCGACATTTTCCGCCAATCGCTGGAGGCCCGCCGCTGCATCGGCTACATGCCGGAAAACGTCCCGCTCTACGACGACATGCGGGTCCGCGAGTACCTGAAGTACCGCGCCACCCTCAAGGGCCTGTCCAATCGCGACGCCCGCCGCCGGGTCAATGAAGTGATCGAGATCTGCGGGCTGGAGGCAGTCCGCCGGAAGATGATCCGGGTCCTGTCTAAGGGCTACCGCCAGCGCGTGGGCCTCGCCGATGCGCTGGTCCACGAGCCCCAGCTCCTGATCCTAGACGAGCCGACCAACGGCCTCGACCCCAATCAGATCCGGCAGATCCGCGACCTGATCAAAAAGCTCTCCGAAAAGCACACGATCCTGCTTTCCACCCACATCCTGCACGAGGTGGAAATGACCTGCGGCCGGGTCATCATCATCGATGGCGGCCAGATCAAGGCGCAGGACACCCCGCAGAATCTGGTCGCCGGCATGCGTGCCGCTGGCCGGATCCACGCGGAGATTTCCGGTGACCTCGGGGTCATCGGCCCGGCGCTGCAGCGATTGGACCACGTGAAGCGGGTCACCTCCGAGCCACTGACCGACGATTGGGCCCACTACGAGATCCTCGTCGATTCCGGCACCGATGCGCGCGAGCGCATTCACGAGCTGATCAGCCAGTACGGCTGGCCGCTGCGCAGCCTCCACCGCAAGGACGCCACGCTGGAAGACGTCTTCGTGGAGCTGACCCGCCGGGATTGA